The following proteins are co-located in the Paenibacillus sp. FSL H8-0079 genome:
- a CDS encoding ABC transporter permease, whose protein sequence is MVKSNRGTKLLLYIFVGAVAIYLLLPLLMIMLTSVGSGSASKFPPEGLTLKWYANLSEQTQFLDAFKNSLIASTGAVLLALITGTLAALAIVQYPFPGSGILRAFFVSPMVMPKITLGIAYLILFSKMHIAGGLFALILGEAVIVLPFVLTLVGSALANLHPAHREAAADLGAGPMRIFFTITLPQLRLSLLLSGSIAFVFTFDQVEAALLLLRQDSYTLPIQLFLYMEKWQDPTIAVVSVVLIAFALALFMTIKLVLRSVPGLESLFGRRKTKGGLDQNE, encoded by the coding sequence ATGGTTAAGTCGAACAGGGGCACCAAGCTGCTGCTCTATATCTTTGTGGGTGCCGTAGCGATTTATCTGCTGTTGCCGCTGCTGATGATTATGTTGACATCTGTAGGCTCCGGTTCAGCCAGTAAATTCCCGCCAGAAGGTCTAACCCTGAAATGGTATGCCAATCTGAGTGAACAGACCCAGTTTCTCGATGCATTCAAGAACAGCCTCATTGCTTCGACAGGGGCGGTTCTACTGGCTTTGATTACGGGTACGCTTGCTGCGCTAGCGATCGTGCAGTATCCTTTCCCGGGTTCTGGCATCTTAAGGGCATTTTTTGTATCTCCGATGGTTATGCCCAAAATTACGCTGGGTATCGCATATTTAATTTTATTCTCGAAAATGCATATTGCAGGCGGATTGTTTGCACTTATTTTGGGTGAAGCAGTCATTGTACTTCCATTCGTGCTCACTCTTGTGGGCAGTGCATTAGCGAATCTGCACCCGGCTCACCGGGAAGCTGCCGCGGACCTTGGCGCAGGGCCGATGCGTATCTTTTTCACAATTACGCTGCCACAACTCCGACTATCCCTGCTTTTGTCAGGGTCAATTGCTTTTGTCTTCACTTTCGATCAGGTAGAGGCTGCACTGCTGCTACTCCGTCAGGACAGCTACACGTTGCCAATACAGCTATTCCTGTACATGGAGAAATGGCAGGACCCAACAATTGCTGTTGTGTCTGTAGTGTTGATCGCTTTTGCACTGGCTCTGTTTATGACGATTAAACTAGTTTTGCGCTCTGTACCAGGACTTGAGAGTTTGTTTGGTCGCAGGAAAACCAAAGGAGGTCTGGATCAAAATGAATAA
- a CDS encoding ABC transporter permease: MSRIAERIVNLYSFGNRTWVARLLLLLPALALMGIVYLGGLLIFGRYSFDIYENGKLIRGWDWGAYRAFLSDPYYWKLIGTTFRIAFKVTLWSLLLAYPLAYCIAGLKKPGMKQLLLLLTFLPLLVSAVVRSYGWQLLLSKQGFMNWLFIRLGLTDEGFSMIYNETGVVVALVHIFLPFMVFPILNVLSQSDASLKAAAQDLGAGSWRTFLTITLPLSARGIASGVQIVFTLCLTAFTTPQLIGGGRVMTLPVFIYQRTLDTNWPMAAVASLFLLVSSIVVSLLVNKGAEMLMFRRSRKGGQAYG; this comes from the coding sequence ATGAGCCGGATCGCGGAACGGATCGTGAATCTGTATTCCTTTGGAAACCGAACATGGGTAGCCCGGTTGCTGCTTCTGTTGCCTGCACTTGCTTTGATGGGCATCGTGTATCTGGGCGGGTTGCTGATCTTTGGCAGATATAGCTTCGATATTTATGAGAATGGAAAGCTTATTCGGGGCTGGGATTGGGGGGCCTATCGTGCGTTTCTGTCTGATCCTTACTATTGGAAGCTGATTGGCACAACGTTTCGCATTGCCTTCAAGGTTACGCTATGGAGTCTACTGCTTGCCTATCCACTGGCGTATTGCATAGCGGGTCTAAAGAAGCCTGGCATGAAGCAATTATTGCTGCTGCTCACGTTTCTTCCGCTACTGGTCAGCGCGGTCGTGCGTTCTTACGGATGGCAGCTGTTGCTGTCCAAACAGGGCTTCATGAACTGGTTGTTTATCCGGCTGGGACTTACCGATGAAGGATTCAGCATGATCTACAACGAGACCGGTGTTGTTGTCGCGCTTGTCCATATCTTCCTGCCATTTATGGTCTTTCCGATCCTGAATGTACTCTCTCAAAGTGACGCTTCCTTAAAGGCAGCTGCTCAGGATTTGGGGGCGGGCAGCTGGCGAACGTTCCTGACCATTACCCTGCCTTTATCGGCAAGAGGCATTGCAAGCGGGGTACAGATTGTGTTCACGCTGTGCCTCACCGCATTCACCACTCCTCAGCTGATCGGCGGGGGAAGAGTCATGACACTTCCGGTATTTATATACCAGCGTACCTTGGACACGAACTGGCCGATGGCTGCGGTTGCCAGCCTGTTCTTGCTTGTGTCTTCCATTGTCGTCTCGTTGCTTGTGAATAAAGGGGCGGAAATGTTGATGTTCCGTCGTTCCCGTAAGGGAGGTCAGGCGTATGGTTAA
- a CDS encoding ABC transporter ATP-binding protein, producing the protein MSSGQETISIETRKVTKTYGERAAVDQVTLQVKKGEFVSLLGPSGCGKTTLLRMLGGLEQPDQGTIMLGGRDVTGIPAYGRNSNMIFQQLALFPHMDVFNNIAYGLKVKKLPKADIKRQVGEMLDLVQLGDYGRRAVSELSGGQAQRVAIARALINRPEVLLLDEPLSALDMQLRLDMQRELKRIQREFGGTFIFVTHDQSEAMNMSDRIGVMRAGKLLQYATPDEIYERPADSFVAKFIGDTNLFETEVLGHDVNGIRVDCFGKPLLVKVSDGNAVPKAGARHSLSIRNEYIRLGADATHCVNQLDGHVIEAVYGGANIRYSVQIAEGFLVQASVLHQRGASRYSPGEPIEIGFDPEDALLLSEPMHDRVQGAGI; encoded by the coding sequence ATGAGCAGCGGACAAGAGACCATATCCATTGAAACAAGGAAAGTCACGAAGACATATGGTGAGCGAGCCGCCGTTGATCAAGTAACACTCCAAGTGAAAAAGGGAGAATTCGTTTCCTTGCTTGGTCCGAGTGGCTGTGGCAAAACAACACTGCTGCGCATGCTTGGCGGACTTGAACAACCGGATCAGGGTACCATTATGTTGGGAGGTCGGGATGTTACCGGCATTCCGGCCTATGGACGCAATAGCAATATGATTTTTCAGCAGCTTGCGCTGTTCCCTCATATGGATGTATTCAACAACATTGCCTATGGGCTAAAGGTGAAGAAGTTACCAAAAGCCGATATCAAACGGCAGGTAGGTGAAATGCTTGATCTGGTCCAGCTCGGAGACTATGGCAGGCGTGCGGTATCCGAGCTGTCCGGAGGGCAGGCCCAACGTGTCGCCATTGCTCGCGCACTAATCAACAGACCCGAAGTGCTGCTGCTTGACGAACCTCTCTCGGCATTGGACATGCAACTGCGTCTCGATATGCAGCGTGAACTGAAACGCATACAGCGCGAGTTCGGCGGAACGTTTATCTTTGTAACGCATGATCAGAGCGAAGCCATGAATATGTCTGACCGAATTGGCGTTATGCGCGCCGGAAAGCTACTGCAATACGCAACCCCTGATGAAATCTATGAGAGGCCGGCCGATAGCTTCGTGGCCAAGTTTATTGGAGATACCAACCTCTTTGAGACGGAAGTGTTGGGGCATGATGTGAATGGAATTCGGGTGGATTGCTTTGGCAAGCCATTGCTGGTGAAAGTCAGTGATGGCAATGCCGTACCGAAAGCGGGAGCACGACATTCCTTATCGATCCGCAATGAGTATATTCGACTCGGAGCAGATGCAACTCATTGCGTGAACCAGCTGGATGGACACGTGATTGAAGCGGTGTATGGCGGAGCAAATATTCGATACAGTGTGCAGATTGCTGAAGGTTTTCTAGTTCAGGCCAGTGTGCTGCATCAGCGGGGAGCCTCACGTTATAGTCCAGGTGAGCCAATAGAAATTGGCTTTGACCCGGAGGACGCGCTCTTGTTATCCGAACCCATGCATGATCGTGTACAGGGGGCAGGAATATGA
- a CDS encoding extracellular solute-binding protein codes for MFKSNKKRFLSLVSLTLAGTLVLSACGGTGSTSNTAGETGSSGASGDKVKLTMFIWAGSNQDVVPKEVVAEYVKEHPNVEVTFEESSNSVMYPKMVAGKQADANNPVVNFGYFNADATAKGLNDDMWEPLDTSIVTNIKDIPESFHKPDNKGVVWGVSSFALVYNKDLVKTPPTSWNDLWDNEEFKGKTALWDYMFYSYISPLIATKGQEIGASYENPEPAFQFWADRSDQIGTLVSSNDQLKALLESGDALIAPFSAQVAQTWIDGGSPLAVAYPSEGAISFPYTLQVVKGSTPEQARVANEIINELLSAEALSQYAEATGTPVTSTTAAIPDKYKDDPSFSVETQSNGINPDWDVLAQNSSSWKELWDRLVKTKLQ; via the coding sequence ATGTTCAAATCAAACAAAAAACGCTTTCTCAGCCTTGTCTCACTGACACTGGCCGGTACATTGGTGCTTTCCGCCTGCGGTGGAACAGGTAGCACAAGTAATACTGCTGGAGAGACCGGATCTTCAGGAGCAAGCGGAGACAAAGTTAAGCTGACCATGTTTATCTGGGCGGGTTCCAATCAAGACGTCGTTCCTAAAGAAGTGGTCGCCGAGTATGTGAAAGAACATCCTAACGTTGAAGTCACCTTTGAGGAATCCTCCAATTCGGTAATGTACCCGAAGATGGTCGCTGGCAAGCAGGCTGATGCCAACAATCCGGTCGTCAACTTCGGTTACTTCAATGCAGATGCAACGGCTAAAGGCTTAAATGATGACATGTGGGAGCCGCTGGATACCAGCATCGTGACCAATATCAAGGATATTCCGGAGTCCTTCCACAAGCCAGACAATAAAGGTGTGGTCTGGGGCGTTTCGAGCTTCGCCTTAGTGTATAACAAAGACCTTGTGAAAACGCCACCTACCAGCTGGAACGATTTATGGGATAACGAAGAGTTCAAAGGAAAAACTGCGCTCTGGGACTACATGTTCTATTCCTATATCTCCCCACTTATTGCTACCAAAGGTCAAGAGATTGGTGCATCCTATGAAAATCCCGAGCCAGCCTTCCAGTTCTGGGCAGATCGTAGTGACCAGATTGGCACATTGGTTTCATCCAATGATCAGCTGAAGGCACTGCTGGAGTCAGGTGATGCTCTCATTGCCCCATTCAGTGCACAGGTTGCACAGACATGGATTGATGGCGGTTCTCCACTTGCCGTAGCGTATCCGAGTGAAGGTGCGATCTCCTTCCCGTACACACTTCAGGTCGTGAAGGGCTCAACACCTGAGCAGGCACGTGTTGCAAATGAGATTATCAACGAATTGTTGAGCGCAGAGGCGTTGTCACAATATGCAGAAGCAACGGGTACGCCAGTAACCAGTACGACAGCTGCAATTCCGGACAAGTACAAGGATGATCCTTCTTTCTCCGTGGAAACGCAAAGTAACGGCATTAATCCAGACTGGGATGTGCTTGCACAGAACAGCTCTTCCTGGAAAGAACTATGGGACCGTCTCGTGAAAACAAAGCTTCAATAA
- a CDS encoding hydantoinase B/oxoprolinase family protein, whose translation MIGDKVFLEIFNNRIQAAVEEMANVVLRTGFTAFVKETGDFGTYLLSPSGETFGSPLETGYNLSLGIPAAATINSIEDWKEGDLVICNDPYSTKGMVTHLPDIHLIKPYFHEGRIIAYGMCFVHSSDVGGKVPGSVSPSAYDIHMEGIRIAPVKLYEAGVLNEQILRMFMDNSRIPEQNLGDLKALMAALNRGEQRLGELIARYGVEKIEQGIEHLLEYAELKARAIVQDIPDGSYDFWDYLEKGPGGYPIRLRCRMTIAGSDIHLDFSGTDPQVRASFNIPTHNQQGHYMLVPALIRYFRTLDPTIPWNSGMIRMVRNYAPPASVLNPEPMAAVGARAATFIRLMDVITGALGKAQASKVPAAGAGQACIVMMAMTDASDGKKKVGVIQPICGGSGARPMKDGIDGMDFAVGHLRNIPAETVESEMPVLIEHYGLRADSAGAGTFRGGSGIDLCVRILTPDTVMTARNMERMEFQPWGRLGGGVGSHGEAILNAGRASEDHLGRIDELLLQPGETVTFLSQGGGGYGDPFERDSRLVLEDVRSGLVSTEKALELYGVVIDGLELNESDTEQLRAKRPRQQEEFAYGKAREQFEAIWSDEMQVSLNHALLSAPLALRDYLKRQTMGVVEENYKDSLSVNPGEISDIMEGLRQKIGLH comes from the coding sequence ATGATCGGCGACAAAGTCTTTCTTGAGATTTTCAACAACCGGATTCAGGCTGCCGTGGAAGAAATGGCGAATGTCGTTTTGCGGACAGGATTCACCGCTTTTGTCAAAGAAACAGGTGATTTTGGAACATATCTCTTATCTCCATCCGGGGAAACGTTCGGGTCGCCGCTGGAGACGGGTTACAATCTGTCCCTGGGCATCCCTGCTGCTGCGACCATTAACAGTATAGAAGACTGGAAAGAAGGGGATCTCGTCATATGCAATGATCCTTATTCCACCAAAGGCATGGTCACACACCTTCCAGACATTCATCTCATCAAGCCTTATTTTCACGAAGGGCGAATCATCGCTTACGGCATGTGCTTTGTCCATTCATCCGATGTGGGCGGCAAGGTACCGGGGAGCGTATCTCCCAGCGCCTACGATATTCATATGGAAGGCATTCGGATTGCACCAGTCAAGCTGTATGAAGCCGGTGTTCTGAACGAGCAGATCCTGCGCATGTTTATGGACAACAGCCGAATTCCGGAGCAAAATCTCGGTGATCTCAAAGCGCTTATGGCTGCGTTGAATCGGGGAGAGCAGCGGCTTGGGGAACTCATTGCACGATATGGCGTGGAGAAAATCGAGCAGGGCATCGAACATTTGCTGGAATACGCCGAGCTGAAGGCTCGTGCCATTGTGCAGGATATTCCGGACGGTTCATATGACTTCTGGGACTACCTGGAGAAAGGCCCAGGAGGATATCCTATCCGGTTGCGCTGCAGAATGACGATTGCAGGCAGTGACATTCATCTGGACTTTAGTGGCACCGATCCTCAGGTAAGGGCTTCATTCAACATTCCTACCCACAACCAACAGGGGCATTACATGCTTGTGCCCGCACTCATTCGTTATTTCCGTACGCTCGATCCGACGATTCCATGGAATTCGGGCATGATTCGTATGGTGCGAAATTACGCGCCACCTGCTTCCGTACTCAACCCGGAGCCGATGGCAGCTGTTGGGGCACGTGCTGCGACCTTTATCCGGCTGATGGACGTCATCACGGGTGCTTTGGGGAAAGCTCAGGCCAGCAAGGTTCCCGCGGCAGGAGCTGGACAAGCCTGCATCGTCATGATGGCGATGACAGATGCATCCGATGGCAAGAAAAAGGTGGGCGTGATTCAGCCGATCTGCGGAGGTTCGGGAGCAAGGCCGATGAAAGACGGAATTGATGGCATGGATTTTGCCGTTGGTCATCTTCGGAATATCCCTGCGGAAACGGTGGAATCGGAGATGCCTGTGTTGATTGAGCATTATGGTCTTCGTGCCGATTCGGCAGGTGCGGGAACCTTCCGCGGTGGAAGCGGAATTGACCTGTGCGTCAGAATTCTAACACCTGATACTGTGATGACGGCCAGAAACATGGAACGGATGGAATTTCAGCCCTGGGGTAGGCTCGGCGGCGGCGTAGGTTCACATGGAGAAGCGATTCTCAATGCTGGACGTGCAAGTGAGGATCATCTGGGAAGAATTGATGAGTTGTTACTTCAGCCTGGAGAAACGGTTACATTTCTTTCACAAGGTGGAGGCGGATATGGCGATCCATTTGAGCGTGATTCACGTCTGGTTCTGGAGGATGTAAGAAGTGGGCTGGTATCCACTGAGAAAGCCCTTGAGTTATACGGTGTTGTGATTGACGGCCTGGAGCTGAACGAGAGCGATACCGAACAATTGCGCGCCAAGCGACCACGTCAGCAGGAGGAATTCGCATATGGCAAAGCACGGGAGCAATTTGAAGCCATATGGAGCGATGAGATGCAGGTATCACTGAATCATGCATTGCTGAGTGCTCCGCTTGCATTGAGAGACTACCTGAAGCGTCAGACCATGGGAGTTGTAGAGGAGAATTACAAGGATTCCCTGTCTGTAAATCCAGGGGAGATATCCGACATTATGGAAGGGTTACGCCAGAAAATAGGTTTGCATTGA
- a CDS encoding hydantoinase/oxoprolinase family protein: protein MDTIYRLGIDIGGTFTDALVMDHQGRVIAALKTPSIAAAPEQAIFNALDQLKASGVNIREIDLFVHGTTLGVNTLIERNGAVTGLLVTKGFRDILEIRRLRLEDTTNLYGDKTDALVPRHRVKEVDERVIASGGILQPLNPEQLLQAVDELVEDGVTALAISFLHAYVNPVHEKLAEDLIRERYPQLFICRSSAIWPQQREFERTLATAMNAYVGERMGSYFLRLQEGIQAYGLKANLLSTMSNGGIMTAARAANEPVRTLLSGPASGVIAATHIAERAGIHQVITFDMGGTSVDVALIDKEPAYSSENKVGDFPVIIPAVDVTAIGAGGGSIAWLDSVGVLKVGPRSAGANPGPACYQRGGEEPTTTDAYLQLGILHADRFLGGQMRLYPELAERTLSNLGEKLGLNAEQTAQAILDVATANMYAQFSPLMARKGVDPRDFTLLAYGGAGPMHAFLMAREVGIGRVLIPPSPGTLCAMGCTVSNLRNDFVHTLHKSTQTLEPGELSSLFTKLENQGRSWVDEEARGGVQLDHIYCLYSADMRYEGQAFDLEVTLTLEEIEYPQKAGIKFHTSYQNVFGISQPEAEVMFVSLRATIVGVLPTHNTAVSANLPFDESETEERIITFDHVQQIAKVLKRGQIPSVDAPIPGPIIVEEYDTTIFIPPGYKVYRDVHGNVIGEVEA from the coding sequence GTGGACACAATCTACCGTTTAGGCATAGATATCGGAGGTACTTTCACCGATGCGCTGGTGATGGATCATCAGGGCAGGGTGATTGCGGCGCTGAAGACGCCATCGATTGCAGCAGCTCCGGAACAGGCAATTTTTAACGCACTGGATCAGCTCAAGGCGAGTGGCGTGAACATTCGTGAGATTGATCTGTTTGTTCATGGAACCACGCTCGGCGTAAACACGTTAATCGAACGTAATGGTGCGGTCACAGGTCTGCTGGTGACCAAAGGATTCCGTGACATTCTTGAAATCCGCCGGTTGCGACTTGAGGATACCACCAATCTGTATGGTGACAAGACCGATGCGTTGGTACCGAGACATCGTGTGAAGGAAGTGGATGAACGGGTCATTGCGAGCGGGGGAATACTCCAGCCACTGAATCCGGAACAGCTGTTGCAAGCGGTGGATGAGCTGGTGGAGGATGGCGTTACCGCTTTGGCAATCAGTTTCTTACATGCTTATGTGAATCCTGTTCATGAAAAGCTTGCGGAAGATCTGATCAGGGAACGTTATCCGCAACTGTTCATCTGCCGAAGCAGCGCCATCTGGCCACAACAGCGTGAGTTCGAACGAACACTCGCAACGGCCATGAATGCTTATGTAGGTGAACGAATGGGATCTTACTTCCTGCGTCTGCAAGAAGGGATTCAGGCGTATGGTCTCAAAGCCAACTTGCTGTCGACCATGTCCAACGGTGGAATTATGACGGCTGCCAGAGCGGCTAATGAGCCGGTACGCACGCTCCTCTCCGGACCTGCTTCCGGTGTAATTGCCGCGACCCATATCGCTGAACGAGCTGGCATTCATCAGGTCATCACATTCGACATGGGCGGGACAAGCGTTGATGTCGCCCTAATTGACAAAGAACCTGCCTATTCATCCGAGAACAAAGTTGGAGATTTTCCTGTCATCATTCCTGCTGTTGATGTAACAGCGATTGGAGCTGGTGGTGGTTCAATTGCATGGCTTGATTCCGTAGGCGTACTCAAAGTTGGACCGCGCAGCGCGGGAGCCAATCCCGGTCCGGCCTGCTATCAGCGCGGGGGAGAAGAGCCGACAACCACCGATGCCTATCTGCAGCTCGGTATCCTGCATGCTGACCGTTTCCTTGGCGGACAAATGCGTCTGTATCCCGAACTTGCAGAGCGTACTCTTTCCAATCTGGGAGAGAAGCTTGGGCTGAATGCCGAACAGACTGCGCAAGCCATTCTCGATGTAGCAACCGCCAATATGTATGCCCAGTTTTCCCCTCTGATGGCCCGCAAGGGTGTTGATCCTCGCGATTTTACGTTGCTTGCATATGGTGGAGCTGGTCCGATGCATGCTTTTCTGATGGCACGTGAGGTAGGTATCGGCAGGGTGCTGATCCCGCCATCTCCTGGAACACTGTGTGCCATGGGTTGCACGGTTTCCAATCTTCGCAATGATTTCGTTCATACGTTACACAAAAGCACCCAGACTCTGGAGCCCGGGGAGTTAAGCTCTCTTTTCACTAAGCTGGAAAACCAGGGACGTAGCTGGGTCGATGAGGAAGCCCGTGGTGGTGTCCAACTGGATCATATTTATTGCCTATACAGTGCGGATATGCGATATGAAGGTCAGGCCTTTGATCTAGAGGTCACGCTGACATTGGAAGAAATTGAATATCCCCAAAAGGCAGGGATTAAATTCCATACGTCTTACCAAAATGTGTTTGGCATTAGTCAGCCAGAGGCAGAGGTTATGTTTGTAAGTCTTCGAGCGACCATTGTTGGTGTTTTGCCTACCCATAACACGGCAGTTTCGGCAAATTTGCCATTCGATGAGAGTGAAACGGAAGAACGGATCATTACTTTTGACCATGTACAGCAGATTGCCAAAGTACTGAAAAGGGGACAGATTCCATCGGTGGATGCCCCCATTCCTGGGCCCATTATTGTGGAGGAATATGATACAACGATCTTTATCCCGCCTGGATATAAGGTATACCGGGATGTGCACGGGAACGTGATTGGGGAGGTGGAAGCATGA
- a CDS encoding FCD domain-containing protein: MGPELNEMELEYELLKQLRDASAPIGASTLVHTLGKTYGLSQATIGRRLMEMDVEGFTVLEGRKGRTLTEQGQERIKTLERDLQQKSVNSQLIQMLNHSGEKALLDVLVARRALEREIASLAAQRASKEYIVLLQASITNQHELLSKNIIPYEEDREFHRLLAYAAQNQILLHAVELVWETSRDFLETAYIRRRVGSELVVDHQQILDAIVAGSPERAEAAMVNHINQMIDDVKRYFTMQNQ, from the coding sequence GTGGGTCCTGAGTTAAACGAAATGGAGTTGGAATACGAACTGCTGAAGCAGCTTCGAGACGCGAGCGCTCCCATCGGGGCCAGTACGTTGGTTCATACTTTGGGCAAAACGTATGGTCTGAGTCAGGCAACCATCGGAAGAAGGCTTATGGAGATGGATGTTGAAGGTTTTACGGTCCTGGAGGGTCGCAAGGGAAGAACCTTGACCGAACAGGGACAGGAGCGAATCAAGACGTTGGAAAGAGATTTGCAGCAAAAAAGCGTGAATTCACAGCTAATTCAAATGCTGAACCATTCTGGGGAAAAGGCTCTGTTAGATGTTCTTGTTGCCAGAAGGGCTCTTGAACGGGAGATCGCTTCCCTCGCAGCACAGCGTGCCTCGAAAGAATACATAGTACTGTTGCAAGCATCGATTACGAACCAGCATGAATTGCTTTCCAAGAATATTATACCATACGAGGAGGACCGGGAGTTTCACAGATTGCTAGCTTATGCCGCGCAAAACCAAATTCTTCTGCATGCGGTTGAACTGGTGTGGGAGACAAGTCGTGATTTTCTGGAGACCGCGTATATTCGTCGGAGAGTAGGAAGTGAATTAGTTGTGGATCATCAGCAGATTCTGGATGCTATAGTAGCGGGCTCTCCGGAGCGAGCTGAAGCGGCAATGGTGAATCATATCAATCAAATGATCGATGATGTCAAACGTTATTTCACCATGCAAAACCAATAA
- a CDS encoding class II aldolase/adducin family protein: MSEQQVREELTKYARRAVAQGLVVGPGGNLSARSGGTMLLSPSGYALEDLEPDEWIAIDIETGETCTGATRPSSEVLMHLYSYRVNSDIQAVVHTHPAYTIALSLVFNELPHLFPDQSALVGDIGFVPYVLPTTKLLADAVSAKVEEHTALILVNHGLVTTGKNLREAYYRTQVVEESAKVYMIAKAAGEPKVLTAEEYKEIQSLESEAYRVQLLQQLKS, translated from the coding sequence ATGTCTGAACAGCAAGTAAGGGAAGAGTTGACGAAATATGCCCGGAGAGCCGTTGCTCAAGGTCTGGTGGTCGGACCTGGTGGGAATCTGAGCGCTCGCTCTGGAGGAACGATGTTATTGTCTCCGAGTGGTTATGCACTTGAGGATCTGGAGCCTGACGAATGGATCGCTATTGATATCGAGACAGGGGAAACTTGTACCGGAGCAACACGCCCTTCTTCCGAAGTATTGATGCATCTGTACAGCTACCGTGTGAATTCTGATATCCAAGCCGTTGTGCATACGCATCCAGCATATACGATCGCACTCAGTCTCGTTTTCAATGAATTGCCACACTTGTTCCCTGATCAGTCGGCACTGGTGGGTGATATCGGGTTCGTTCCATATGTTCTGCCAACGACGAAACTACTTGCCGATGCAGTCTCAGCAAAGGTAGAAGAACATACGGCACTCATTCTCGTCAATCACGGATTGGTCACAACGGGTAAAAACCTCCGCGAAGCCTATTATCGCACCCAGGTGGTGGAAGAAAGTGCGAAGGTATATATGATTGCAAAGGCAGCCGGGGAACCCAAGGTGCTTACTGCGGAAGAATATAAGGAAATCCAATCTCTTGAAAGTGAAGCTTACCGTGTGCAGCTACTTCAACAACTCAAGTCCTGA